GCGACCCGGAGGAGGTCGCGCACATGACCTTGAGCCTGTGCCTGCCGGCGGCCTCGTTCCTGACCGGCGCGGTGATCCCGGTCGATGGCGGCTTGATGGCGCGGAACGCGTGAGAGCCATGCGCGCATAGCGTTGACATCGGCAGGCGCGGGGTTAGCCTTTTCACCAACAGAGCGGGCAAACCGCTCGCAGGCCCCGGGAGAACGCCAGGAGAATCGCCATGACGATCGCCATCCGGCAGCTTCAGAAGCATTTTGTCGGCGAGGTTTCGGGCCTCGATCTGCGCCAGCCGCTCACAAAGGACGAAGCGCGCCAGATCGAGGCTGCGATGGACAAATACGCGGTGCTGGTTTTTCGCGACCAGGACATCACCGACGAGCAGCAGATGGCCTTCGCGCTGAATTTCGGCCAGCGCGAGGATGCGCGCGGCGGCACCGTCACCAAGGAGAAGGACTACCGCCTCTCCTCGGGCCTGAACGATGTCAGCAATCTCGGCAAGGACGGCACGCCGCTGGCGAAGGACAGCCGCACGCATCTGTTCAATCTCGGCAATTGCCTCTGGCATTCCGACAGCTCGTTTCGTCCCATCCCCGCAAAGTTCTCGCTGCTGTCGGCGCGCGTGGTGAACCCCAAGGGCGGCAACACCGAATTCGCCGACATGCGCGCGGCTTATGACGCGCTCGACGACGAGACCAAGGCGGAGATCGAGGATATGATCTGCGAGCATTCGCTGATGTATTCGCGCGGCTCGCTCGGCTTCACCGAATATAGCGATGAGGAAAAGGCGATGTTCAAGCCGGTGTTGCAACGCTTGGTGCGCACGCACCCGGTGCATCGCCGCAAATCGCTGTACCTGTCCTCACATGCCGGCCAGATCGTCGGCATGAGCGTGCCCGAGGGCCGGCTGCTGCTGCGCGATCTCAACGAGCACGCGACGCAAGGAGAATTCGTCTACGTGCACAGATGGAGGCTGCATGATCTCGTGATGTGGGACAACCGCCAGACCATACACCGCGTCCGCCGCTACGATCAGTCGCAGCCCCGCGACATGCGCCGCGCGACCGTCGCCGGCACCGAACCGACGGTGCAGCAACAGGCGGCGGAGTAGGCAA
This region of Bradyrhizobium sp. CCGUVB1N3 genomic DNA includes:
- a CDS encoding TauD/TfdA family dioxygenase gives rise to the protein MTIAIRQLQKHFVGEVSGLDLRQPLTKDEARQIEAAMDKYAVLVFRDQDITDEQQMAFALNFGQREDARGGTVTKEKDYRLSSGLNDVSNLGKDGTPLAKDSRTHLFNLGNCLWHSDSSFRPIPAKFSLLSARVVNPKGGNTEFADMRAAYDALDDETKAEIEDMICEHSLMYSRGSLGFTEYSDEEKAMFKPVLQRLVRTHPVHRRKSLYLSSHAGQIVGMSVPEGRLLLRDLNEHATQGEFVYVHRWRLHDLVMWDNRQTIHRVRRYDQSQPRDMRRATVAGTEPTVQQQAAE